In Silvanigrella paludirubra, the following are encoded in one genomic region:
- a CDS encoding succinate dehydrogenase/fumarate reductase iron-sulfur subunit has product MESKHESNKMMTLHLKVWRQKNPHSEGKLVDYELNNVNPDMSFLEMLDILNQKLILKGEEPVAFDHDCREGICGSCAMVIDGNPHGPQKSTTACQLHMRHYHDGQTIVVEPFLAKAFPLVKDLVVDRSAFDRVIQAGGYISVNTGSSPDGNALPIPKENADLAFDAATCIGCGACVAACRNGAAMLFVSAKVSQLSLLPQGQAERAERVAKMVYQMDAEDFGSCTNMGSCAGACPKDISLENIARLNREFMRSMISGRKSYPNRKGGASEGSPA; this is encoded by the coding sequence ATGGAAAGTAAACACGAAAGTAACAAAATGATGACTTTGCACCTTAAAGTGTGGAGACAAAAAAATCCACATTCTGAAGGTAAGTTGGTTGATTATGAACTCAATAACGTAAATCCAGATATGTCCTTTCTTGAAATGTTAGATATTTTAAATCAAAAGCTGATATTAAAAGGGGAAGAACCTGTTGCTTTTGATCATGACTGTCGAGAAGGAATTTGCGGTTCATGCGCTATGGTAATTGATGGCAATCCACATGGACCACAAAAATCAACTACGGCTTGCCAGTTGCACATGAGACACTATCATGATGGACAAACAATCGTTGTTGAACCCTTTTTAGCAAAAGCATTTCCTTTAGTTAAAGATCTTGTTGTCGATAGAAGCGCATTTGATCGTGTTATCCAAGCTGGTGGTTATATTTCAGTGAATACAGGAAGTTCTCCAGATGGAAACGCTTTACCAATTCCAAAAGAAAATGCCGATTTAGCGTTTGATGCGGCAACATGTATTGGTTGTGGAGCTTGTGTTGCTGCTTGCCGTAATGGGGCTGCCATGTTGTTTGTTTCTGCAAAAGTATCACAACTTTCTTTGTTACCTCAAGGACAAGCAGAAAGAGCGGAACGAGTTGCAAAAATGGTTTATCAAATGGATGCAGAAGATTTTGGTTCTTGTACAAACATGGGAAGCTGCGCTGGTGCATGTCCAAAAGATATTAGTTTAGAGAATATCGCAAGGCTAAATAGAGAGTTTATGCGTTCCATGATTTCGGGACGTAAAAGTTATCCAAACCGTAAAGGTGGTGCAAGCGAAGGTTCTCCTGCCTAA
- the hflX gene encoding GTPase HflX produces MLIDLNNGKLPKAMLVGVPTPEVNDYENQESLEELKRLVTTLGFTVVATTYQRRQNVSGAVPLGEGKLKEIAKVTGGTGIVKTGPVIKKTKAKLKEEENNKREEELEVDDYSLDDEEDEEEVFDPSKKPDAIIFDCELTPSQIANLKSAFSVEVIDRTGVIVEIFSKHAKTREARLQVEIARLKYLAPRIRESGSSERQGSGAGARGAGETDIELDKRRIRDRIAELKREISSIQKEQGTRRKKRSDQPCVALVGYTNAGKSSLMRRLTGSDVLVADKLFATLDTTVRMLHPETHPKILVSDTVGFIRKLPHDLVVSFRSTLDEALNSSLLLYVIDSSDKSWRTHLEVTKTTLSGIGVTEEMSSIYIFNKIDLLSQKELHELRHEFPDSLFISTRNDKDIKMIHEFIREFFEKEMSDDKLFISYQTQGAIGDIRENLRVIEEKYENDGIYITVRGKKEIIKKLKERYQL; encoded by the coding sequence ATGCTAATTGATTTAAATAATGGAAAACTTCCTAAAGCGATGCTTGTAGGGGTGCCAACCCCAGAAGTAAATGATTATGAAAACCAAGAATCTTTAGAGGAATTAAAAAGACTTGTTACCACATTGGGCTTTACGGTAGTCGCTACTACTTATCAAAGAAGACAAAATGTTTCAGGTGCCGTTCCGTTGGGTGAAGGTAAATTAAAAGAAATTGCTAAGGTTACTGGTGGAACAGGAATTGTAAAAACAGGACCCGTCATCAAAAAAACAAAAGCAAAATTAAAAGAAGAAGAAAATAATAAAAGAGAGGAAGAGTTAGAAGTAGATGACTACTCTCTTGATGATGAAGAAGATGAAGAGGAAGTATTTGATCCCTCAAAAAAACCAGATGCAATTATTTTTGATTGTGAATTAACGCCATCTCAAATAGCAAATCTTAAAAGCGCTTTTTCTGTTGAAGTGATTGATAGAACCGGTGTCATTGTTGAAATATTTAGCAAACATGCCAAAACAAGAGAGGCAAGGCTTCAGGTTGAAATTGCTCGATTGAAATATTTGGCGCCGCGTATTCGCGAAAGTGGTTCAAGTGAAAGGCAAGGAAGTGGTGCTGGTGCTCGAGGGGCCGGAGAAACTGATATTGAGCTTGATAAGCGTCGGATAAGGGATCGTATTGCTGAGTTAAAAAGAGAAATTTCTTCCATCCAAAAGGAACAGGGAACAAGGCGTAAAAAACGTTCAGATCAGCCTTGTGTTGCTTTAGTTGGATATACAAATGCGGGTAAGTCCTCTTTAATGAGAAGATTAACAGGAAGTGATGTTTTAGTAGCAGATAAACTATTTGCCACTTTAGATACTACGGTAAGAATGCTGCATCCGGAAACGCATCCTAAAATTTTAGTTTCAGATACAGTTGGATTTATAAGAAAGCTTCCGCATGACCTTGTGGTTTCCTTTCGTTCCACATTAGATGAGGCATTAAACTCCTCTTTACTCTTATATGTAATTGACTCTTCCGATAAAAGTTGGCGAACCCATTTAGAAGTTACTAAAACAACACTATCTGGCATTGGTGTTACAGAAGAAATGTCTTCTATTTATATATTTAATAAAATTGATTTATTATCCCAAAAAGAGCTGCATGAACTGAGACATGAATTTCCAGATTCTTTATTTATTTCAACCAGAAATGATAAAGATATTAAAATGATTCATGAATTTATTAGAGAATTTTTTGAAAAAGAAATGTCAGATGATAAACTATTTATATCTTACCAAACCCAAGGGGCAATTGGAGATATTAGAGAAAATTTAAGAGTCATAGAAGAAAAATATGAAAATGACGGGATCTATATTACTGTTAGAGGTAAAAAAGAAATCATAAAAAAATTAAAAGAACGGTATCAACTTTAA
- a CDS encoding succinate dehydrogenase cytochrome b subunit — protein MSANSGFLTSTIGKKYFMAITAIVWSLFVMVHMLGNLLIFIGAEAYNKYAHALTANPAIYIIEAFLLGVLLIHAFTGISLVIRNSRSKPKFYSVTPVKEKSASITSRTMIYTGSIVLAFVIWHLITFKFGPTYLVTYDGVQMRDLFKLVLEKFQDPVYVASYCIIMVLIGMHLYHGVQSIFQTLGISHPRYNKFFKYFGYTYAVIVSAGFFSQPLFVFLAR, from the coding sequence ATGTCGGCAAATTCTGGTTTTTTAACGAGTACCATTGGTAAAAAATACTTTATGGCTATTACAGCCATAGTATGGTCATTGTTTGTTATGGTTCATATGCTTGGTAATTTATTAATTTTTATTGGTGCTGAAGCATATAATAAATATGCGCATGCATTAACAGCAAATCCTGCAATTTATATAATAGAGGCCTTTTTGTTAGGTGTTCTTTTAATACATGCTTTCACAGGAATTAGTTTAGTTATCCGAAATTCAAGATCGAAACCTAAATTTTATTCTGTAACACCAGTAAAAGAAAAATCAGCATCTATTACCTCACGCACCATGATTTATACAGGTTCTATTGTTTTAGCATTTGTAATTTGGCATTTAATTACATTTAAATTTGGACCAACATATCTTGTTACTTATGATGGTGTACAAATGCGCGATTTATTTAAACTGGTTCTAGAAAAATTTCAAGATCCTGTTTATGTAGCTTCATACTGCATAATTATGGTTTTAATTGGAATGCATCTTTATCATGGTGTGCAATCTATTTTTCAAACACTTGGAATAAGTCATCCCCGTTATAATAAATTTTTTAAATATTTTGGCTACACCTACGCAGTTATTGTTTCAGCGGGTTTTTTCTCTCAACCACTTTTTGTATTTCTTGCAAGGTAA
- a CDS encoding ABC-2 family transporter protein, whose product MYLKILLKTLKLNLKSQMDYKVNFFGDFIMTMCYYIFTISIFKIIFSYTTSFKGWTFQDFYLSFLVFISINFILETISDSLYEFFENLFSGKIDTYLCKPLNLSFIVIFSYLQPLKLLFSIIFISYLYYYIFINNLFLSINHAIFFSASLIVYMIICICFTFIFHSLNIFSDKNLYIGYYQYHIMQLCFIPPNTYGRNIFKILFMTAPFILCSSVPIFILTHQKIHLLYYSFIPMFIMVSISIYLLKSYKKLLKSFGG is encoded by the coding sequence ATGTATTTAAAAATTTTATTAAAAACATTAAAACTAAATTTAAAATCTCAAATGGATTACAAAGTAAATTTCTTTGGTGATTTTATTATGACTATGTGTTATTATATTTTTACAATTTCTATATTTAAAATTATATTTTCTTATACAACTAGTTTTAAAGGATGGACTTTTCAAGATTTTTATTTATCTTTTTTAGTCTTTATTTCTATAAATTTTATTTTAGAGACTATAAGTGATTCTTTATATGAATTTTTTGAAAATTTGTTTTCAGGAAAAATAGATACTTATTTGTGCAAACCTTTAAATTTATCTTTTATTGTTATATTTAGTTATCTTCAACCATTAAAACTTTTATTTTCAATTATATTTATTTCATATTTGTACTATTATATTTTCATAAATAATTTATTTTTAAGCATTAATCATGCTATCTTTTTTTCTGCTTCATTAATTGTTTATATGATTATATGTATATGTTTTACGTTTATTTTTCATTCACTAAATATTTTTTCAGATAAAAATTTATATATTGGTTACTATCAATATCACATCATGCAATTATGCTTTATTCCTCCAAATACTTACGGAAGAAATATATTTAAAATTTTATTTATGACTGCTCCATTTATATTATGTTCTTCCGTTCCTATTTTTATTTTAACCCACCAAAAAATACATTTACTATATTATTCATTTATACCAATGTTTATAATGGTAAGTATTTCGATTTACTTATTAAAAAGTTATAAAAAGCTTTTAAAATCATTTGGCGGTTAA
- a CDS encoding ATP-binding cassette domain-containing protein, with protein sequence MQNAICLKNISKYVYENIQNDNFNYYKKMINYFSPEKTKKYLVKNCSINLEKGKSLAIIGLNGAGKSTLMKIISGVISQSDGEIKILNYTPYDRNKFFLKKIGVVFGHKSSLLWDIPLIFSLELHKTIYQIDDSSYQSRLNYLTEVLSLKECLNKKVKFMSLGERVKSDLLMNMLHNPELILLDEPTIGVDMESKIKIREFINNEKENNNCTFILTSHDPADIENCCDKINILAKGEIVFSEETEVLKNKYNEKVKIIVKKVDKNYEYSILKDTISGFIDATFNDIGNNLNIVFDKKNELSIINILIKLKITSFEVKKMSFEEILADKFQIFKSDHEERIEDE encoded by the coding sequence ATGCAAAATGCTATTTGCTTAAAAAACATATCAAAATATGTTTATGAAAATATTCAAAACGATAATTTTAATTACTATAAGAAAATGATAAATTATTTTTCACCCGAAAAAACAAAAAAATATCTTGTAAAAAATTGTTCTATAAATTTAGAAAAAGGAAAATCATTAGCAATAATTGGACTAAATGGAGCCGGAAAATCTACATTAATGAAAATTATTTCAGGTGTTATCTCACAATCAGATGGTGAAATTAAAATTTTAAATTATACTCCCTATGACAGAAATAAATTTTTTCTAAAAAAAATAGGAGTTGTTTTTGGCCATAAAAGCTCCTTATTATGGGATATCCCATTAATATTTAGTTTAGAACTTCATAAAACCATTTATCAAATTGATGATTCTAGTTATCAATCTCGCTTAAATTACTTAACTGAAGTACTAAGTCTAAAAGAATGCTTAAATAAAAAAGTTAAATTTATGAGCCTTGGAGAACGTGTAAAATCGGATCTATTAATGAATATGCTACATAATCCTGAACTTATTTTATTAGATGAACCAACCATTGGTGTCGATATGGAATCAAAAATTAAAATAAGAGAATTTATTAATAATGAAAAAGAAAATAATAATTGTACTTTTATTTTAACATCGCATGACCCTGCTGATATAGAAAATTGTTGTGATAAAATTAATATCTTAGCTAAAGGGGAAATCGTCTTTTCAGAAGAGACTGAAGTTTTAAAGAATAAATATAATGAAAAAGTGAAAATAATTGTAAAAAAAGTAGATAAAAATTATGAATATTCTATTTTAAAAGACACCATTTCAGGATTTATAGATGCTACATTCAATGATATTGGAAACAACCTAAATATTGTGTTTGATAAAAAAAATGAGCTGTCAATTATAAACATTCTCATTAAATTAAAAATAACGTCTTTTGAAGTAAAAAAAATGTCTTTTGAAGAAATTTTAGCAGATAAATTTCAAATTTTTAAAAGTGATCATGAGGAAAGAATTGAGGATGAATAA
- the serC gene encoding 3-phosphoserine/phosphohydroxythreonine transaminase: MNVHYFSPGPASLPEAVRKQIKEELLDTFGIGVSVMEISHRSKQYEQLNEETHALARKVFQVPNTHSVLFSCCGAQQHFSIIPQHLSKPGEEIAYTDTGIWAHLACEEVFAMPRKINLVYDGRNCDYVSLGNPSKWDIPKNSKYVHLTVNNTVYGTEYAKIPTFGDIPIVLDMTSSLAGRTDIPWESTALVYASAQKNFGIAGVSVVIIRNDLLEKSREITKANYLGKALSYHAIFDTKSALNTPPVFPIFAMNRMLKWIDHSGGTPTMEKWSLEKAKLIYSEIDAGLYIGRTDKDCRSRHNFVFKLPKEEQDNHFIAEAAKHNLLEIKGYRSVGGIRASMYNGVSVESASVFAEFMRDYRKKFG, encoded by the coding sequence ATGAACGTTCATTATTTTAGCCCTGGACCCGCAAGTTTACCGGAAGCGGTTCGTAAGCAAATAAAAGAAGAATTACTTGATACTTTTGGAATTGGTGTGAGTGTTATGGAAATATCACACCGTTCTAAACAATATGAACAACTTAATGAAGAAACTCATGCACTTGCCAGAAAAGTATTTCAAGTTCCAAATACACATTCTGTCTTATTTTCATGCTGCGGTGCTCAACAACACTTTTCTATCATTCCACAGCATTTATCGAAACCAGGCGAAGAAATAGCCTATACAGACACTGGTATATGGGCTCATTTAGCATGCGAAGAAGTCTTTGCCATGCCAAGAAAAATAAACCTCGTATATGATGGACGCAATTGTGATTATGTTTCTTTAGGAAATCCAAGTAAATGGGATATTCCTAAAAATTCAAAATACGTTCATTTGACTGTAAATAATACTGTTTATGGGACAGAATACGCAAAAATTCCTACTTTTGGCGACATTCCCATTGTTCTAGATATGACTAGTTCGCTTGCTGGACGTACAGATATTCCTTGGGAATCAACAGCTTTAGTTTACGCCAGTGCACAAAAAAACTTTGGAATTGCTGGTGTATCCGTTGTTATTATTCGAAATGATCTCTTAGAAAAAAGCAGAGAAATCACTAAAGCAAATTATCTTGGTAAAGCCCTCTCTTATCATGCCATCTTTGACACAAAAAGTGCTTTAAATACTCCGCCCGTATTTCCTATTTTTGCTATGAATCGTATGCTTAAATGGATTGACCATTCTGGCGGAACCCCAACAATGGAAAAATGGTCCTTAGAAAAAGCTAAATTAATTTATTCCGAAATTGATGCAGGACTTTATATTGGCAGAACAGATAAAGACTGTCGCTCTCGCCATAATTTTGTCTTTAAGCTTCCTAAAGAAGAGCAAGATAATCACTTTATTGCTGAAGCAGCTAAACATAATCTTCTTGAAATCAAAGGGTATCGTTCTGTAGGTGGTATAAGAGCTTCTATGTATAACGGTGTGAGTGTTGAATCCGCTTCTGTATTTGCAGAATTCATGAGAGATTATCGTAAAAAATTTGGTTAA
- a CDS encoding glutathione S-transferase family protein: MSSHQIILYESPASRSDRVKFLLEEIKIPYNKKTISIPKKEYKSEDFLKINPNGTVPFLIDNETGIHISESGAICNYLARKYKDRLYFPDKNLKEIAQYEEMMYFAVSTLDPVCFQILFHSKWYPEEKRIPSIVEENVRKFVFCADFLNRNLAKNKFVLGDKISTPDFIIAPSLLCIKEEVKKHSLIQEYVMNILSLTSMKKVRHDVKIFNS, translated from the coding sequence GTGTCAAGTCATCAAATCATTCTTTATGAAAGCCCTGCCTCTCGCTCTGATAGAGTCAAATTTTTACTCGAAGAAATAAAGATTCCTTACAATAAAAAGACAATTTCCATTCCAAAAAAAGAATATAAATCTGAGGATTTCCTAAAAATAAATCCAAATGGAACGGTTCCTTTCTTAATAGATAACGAAACCGGTATTCATATTTCAGAATCGGGAGCTATTTGTAATTATTTAGCTAGAAAGTATAAAGATAGACTTTATTTTCCAGATAAAAATTTAAAAGAAATCGCTCAATATGAAGAAATGATGTATTTTGCTGTTAGCACTCTCGACCCTGTCTGTTTTCAAATTTTGTTTCATTCTAAATGGTACCCTGAGGAAAAAAGAATCCCATCAATTGTTGAAGAAAATGTAAGAAAGTTTGTTTTTTGCGCTGATTTTCTAAATAGAAATTTAGCAAAAAATAAATTTGTTTTAGGGGATAAAATTAGCACCCCAGATTTTATTATTGCTCCCTCTTTATTGTGTATTAAAGAAGAAGTAAAAAAACATTCTTTAATTCAAGAATATGTAATGAACATATTGAGTTTGACTTCTATGAAAAAAGTTAGACATGATGTAAAGATATTTAATTCTTAA
- a CDS encoding ABC-2 family transporter protein, protein MNNFVEKLEQIKKFIYIYTYETLSHKGSILCDLFIGISLPITIQIISWNYIYSNETHIHNYTYLKMILYIIATVTMFNLNNGYDLINDTSKRIQNGSIDIYNIKTMSYFSFSLFTMIGRQIFFIIFGIIILILCCILNNNYIYIIPTIIFLFLSQFICFQISYIFALINYWVVQNDLIQFTYFLLAQILGGILLPIEFWPETFQTFLKYNPFRVTISGIPDLILNPSNLSLLKYTCLLIFYGILFQIIILFLTKKSTKINPSYGG, encoded by the coding sequence ATGAATAATTTTGTTGAAAAATTAGAACAAATTAAAAAATTTATATATATTTATACATATGAAACTTTATCGCACAAAGGAAGTATTTTATGCGATTTATTTATTGGTATTTCACTCCCAATTACAATACAAATTATTTCTTGGAATTATATTTATTCAAATGAGACTCATATTCATAATTATACCTATTTAAAAATGATTTTGTATATTATCGCAACAGTAACTATGTTTAATTTAAATAATGGCTATGATTTAATTAATGACACTTCAAAAAGAATTCAAAATGGATCTATTGATATATATAATATAAAGACAATGTCTTACTTTAGTTTTTCATTATTTACTATGATTGGACGGCAAATATTTTTTATTATATTTGGTATTATTATTCTTATATTATGTTGCATTTTAAATAATAATTATATTTATATTATTCCTACCATCATTTTTTTATTTTTATCACAATTTATTTGTTTTCAAATATCATATATTTTTGCACTTATTAATTATTGGGTAGTGCAGAATGATCTTATCCAATTTACGTATTTCTTATTAGCACAAATTTTAGGAGGAATTTTATTACCTATTGAGTTTTGGCCAGAAACATTCCAAACATTTCTAAAATACAACCCATTTAGGGTTACAATATCTGGAATACCTGATTTAATTTTAAACCCAAGCAATCTTTCTTTACTAAAATATACTTGTTTACTTATTTTTTACGGAATTTTATTTCAAATTATTATTTTATTTTTGACAAAAAAATCAACTAAAATAAATCCTTCTTATGGTGGTTAA
- the rsmA gene encoding 16S rRNA (adenine(1518)-N(6)/adenine(1519)-N(6))-dimethyltransferase RsmA, with amino-acid sequence MRNKVFKENPNQVFHLHAKKSLGQNFLNDQNIIEKIASSINSLFLKDGNKYLHEIGPGSGSLTKPLLDRGIHILALEKDQRAVDGLNETLVKSNPDQINVVQTDILKWSPDNDKKISNLNKTICVGNLPYYITSDILFWFCKYKEFYNHGIFMVQNEVADRLNAKPGTKDYGRLTVRIQLFFHVQKLFEVPSHCFVPRPKVDSAIIQLTPKDFSFPTFEEDNAFSKFTTVLFSARRKMLRRALAAQLGELEKKEPGKIESFWKLAHQHGISEETRPDTLPPKTILAFHKFFLGIN; translated from the coding sequence ATGAGGAATAAAGTATTTAAGGAAAACCCAAATCAAGTCTTTCACCTACATGCTAAAAAGTCATTGGGACAAAATTTTTTAAATGATCAAAATATTATTGAAAAAATAGCTAGTTCTATCAATTCTTTATTTCTAAAAGATGGTAACAAATATTTACATGAAATTGGTCCTGGCTCGGGATCGCTTACAAAACCATTGCTTGATAGAGGAATTCACATTCTTGCTCTAGAAAAAGATCAAAGAGCTGTAGACGGCTTGAATGAAACTTTAGTAAAAAGTAATCCTGATCAAATTAATGTGGTTCAAACTGATATTCTAAAATGGTCTCCAGATAATGATAAAAAAATTTCAAATTTAAATAAAACGATTTGTGTTGGTAATTTACCTTATTATATTACAAGTGATATATTATTTTGGTTTTGCAAATATAAAGAATTTTATAATCATGGAATTTTTATGGTGCAAAATGAAGTTGCTGATCGTTTAAATGCAAAGCCAGGAACAAAAGATTATGGAAGATTAACAGTACGTATACAGTTGTTTTTTCATGTGCAAAAGCTATTTGAAGTTCCATCACATTGTTTTGTTCCAAGGCCAAAAGTAGATTCTGCGATTATTCAATTAACTCCTAAAGATTTTTCTTTTCCTACGTTTGAAGAAGATAATGCTTTTAGTAAATTCACAACAGTTTTATTTAGTGCGCGTAGAAAAATGTTACGTCGTGCACTTGCTGCTCAATTAGGTGAGTTAGAAAAAAAAGAACCGGGAAAAATAGAAAGTTTTTGGAAATTAGCTCATCAACATGGTATTAGCGAAGAAACTAGGCCAGATACTCTCCCGCCAAAAACAATATTAGCATTCCATAAATTTTTTTTAGGGATTAATTAA
- a CDS encoding fumarate reductase/succinate dehydrogenase flavoprotein subunit, with product MTFNFDSKSPTGPIEDRWTNHRFSSKLVNPANRRKHSIIIVGTGLAGASAAASLGEMGYHVKSFFIHDSPRRAHSIAAQGGINAAKNYKNDGDSIYRLFYETIKGGDYRARESNVYRLAETSVRIIDHCVALGVPFAREYGGLLDTRSFGGTQVSRTFYARGQTGQQLLIGAYQAMMRQVSDGNVDMYPRREMLEIVMVDGHARGIIVRNLITGELEAHHADAVVLATGGYGNVFYLSTNAKASNTSAIWRAHKKGALFANPCYTQIHPTCIPVSGDHQSKLTLMSESLRNDGRCWVPKNLNDTRMPSQIPENERDYYLERRYPSFGNLVPRDVASRAAKLECDNGHGVGPSKLAVFLDFQDSINRLGEDKIREKYGNLFQMYEKIAGENPYKTPMRIYPAVHYTMGGLWVDYNLQSTIPGLHVLGEANFSDHGANRLGASALMQGLADGYFIIPTTLTNYIGGTNLQKVTTNNPEFKEAMDSAKNRINKILGIKGNKTADQFHKELGHVIWDYCGMARNKEGLEKALKMIPKIKEEFWNNISVPGTGEQLNQELEKAGRIADFIELGETMCLDALTREESCGGHFREEHQTPDNEAKRDDEKFAHVAAWEFKGEGKKPERHVEELKFDYCHPTQRSYK from the coding sequence ATGACATTTAATTTTGATTCAAAAAGTCCAACTGGTCCTATTGAAGATAGATGGACAAATCATCGTTTTTCATCAAAGCTTGTAAATCCTGCGAATAGAAGAAAACACTCAATTATTATTGTTGGAACAGGACTTGCAGGCGCTTCTGCTGCAGCTTCATTAGGTGAAATGGGTTATCATGTAAAAAGTTTTTTTATTCATGATTCTCCAAGAAGAGCTCACTCTATTGCTGCTCAAGGTGGAATTAATGCGGCAAAAAATTATAAAAATGATGGCGACTCCATTTATCGCTTATTTTATGAGACGATAAAAGGTGGCGATTACCGCGCCCGCGAATCAAATGTTTATCGTTTAGCAGAAACATCTGTTAGAATTATCGATCATTGTGTTGCATTGGGTGTTCCATTTGCTAGAGAATACGGCGGCCTTTTAGATACAAGATCGTTTGGTGGGACACAGGTTTCTCGTACTTTTTACGCACGTGGACAAACAGGACAGCAATTATTAATCGGTGCCTATCAGGCTATGATGCGTCAAGTGTCAGATGGCAATGTGGATATGTATCCGCGCCGTGAAATGCTTGAAATAGTAATGGTAGATGGCCATGCACGCGGTATCATAGTTCGTAACCTTATTACAGGTGAACTTGAAGCGCATCACGCCGATGCTGTTGTACTTGCAACAGGTGGCTATGGTAACGTCTTTTATTTGTCAACAAATGCAAAGGCATCAAATACATCTGCAATTTGGAGAGCTCATAAAAAAGGAGCCCTTTTTGCAAACCCATGTTATACACAAATTCATCCAACTTGTATTCCCGTTTCTGGTGATCATCAGTCTAAGTTAACACTTATGTCAGAATCTTTAAGAAATGATGGGCGTTGTTGGGTTCCTAAAAATCTAAATGATACTAGAATGCCTTCACAAATTCCTGAAAATGAACGTGACTATTATTTAGAACGCCGTTACCCAAGTTTCGGTAATTTAGTTCCTAGAGATGTGGCTTCAAGAGCGGCAAAACTAGAATGTGATAATGGACATGGTGTAGGTCCTTCTAAATTAGCTGTATTTTTAGATTTTCAAGATTCGATAAATAGATTGGGCGAAGACAAAATTAGAGAAAAATATGGAAACTTATTTCAAATGTATGAAAAAATTGCAGGTGAAAATCCATATAAAACTCCAATGAGAATTTATCCAGCAGTTCATTATACAATGGGCGGACTTTGGGTCGATTACAATTTACAATCTACTATTCCAGGCTTGCATGTTCTAGGTGAAGCAAACTTTTCGGATCATGGAGCAAATCGCCTTGGTGCATCTGCTTTAATGCAAGGCCTTGCTGATGGTTACTTTATTATTCCAACAACTCTTACGAATTATATTGGTGGAACAAATTTACAAAAAGTAACAACAAATAATCCAGAGTTTAAAGAAGCTATGGATAGTGCAAAAAATCGTATCAATAAAATACTGGGAATTAAAGGTAACAAAACGGCAGATCAATTTCATAAAGAGCTTGGTCATGTCATTTGGGATTACTGTGGTATGGCTAGAAATAAAGAAGGTTTGGAAAAAGCTCTTAAAATGATTCCAAAAATTAAAGAAGAATTTTGGAATAATATTTCTGTTCCTGGAACAGGCGAGCAATTAAACCAAGAGCTCGAAAAAGCAGGACGTATTGCAGACTTTATTGAGTTAGGTGAGACAATGTGTCTAGATGCTCTAACAAGAGAAGAGTCCTGTGGCGGCCATTTCCGTGAAGAACATCAAACTCCAGATAATGAAGCAAAAAGAGACGATGAAAAATTTGCCCATGTTGCTGCGTGGGAATTTAAAGGTGAAGGTAAAAAACCAGAACGTCATGTTGAAGAATTAAAGTTTGATTATTGTCACCCAACCCAACGCAGTTATAAGTAA